From one uncultured Methanoregula sp. genomic stretch:
- a CDS encoding Tfx family DNA-binding protein, producing the protein MKDGLLTERQMEVLRYRKQGLTQQQIADIISTSKANVCTIEKSAMENIRRAKETLEFLYTLDATHLCTVPSGTDLFDVPAIVFGEAEKINIKVKYDTISLINRLRESRPQCCKARCMCEDVIVYITDQGEIYFG; encoded by the coding sequence ATGAAGGATGGGTTGCTCACCGAACGCCAGATGGAGGTCCTACGGTATCGAAAGCAGGGTCTCACCCAGCAGCAGATCGCTGATATAATCTCCACTTCAAAAGCCAATGTCTGTACAATCGAAAAGAGTGCAATGGAAAATATCCGGAGGGCTAAAGAGACTCTGGAGTTTCTCTATACACTCGATGCAACCCACCTGTGTACCGTCCCGTCCGGTACGGATCTGTTCGATGTCCCCGCAATCGTATTCGGTGAGGCTGAAAAGATAAATATCAAAGTGAAGTATGATACTATCTCACTCATCAACAGGTTACGCGAATCCCGGCCTCAGTGTTGCAAAGCCAGGTGCATGTGCGAAGATGTCATAGTATACATAACCGATCAGGGAGAGATTTATTTCGGCTGA
- a CDS encoding F420-dependent methylenetetrahydromethanopterin dehydrogenase, giving the protein MVVKVGVAKLGNIASGVMAELLLDERADREDMQTFMATSGTKLEPADVDRVVSNLKAYKPDFCIVVSPNGVLPGPTGAREQLAAAGIPVVIITDDVTTKKEWEGVKASKFGYIIMKADSMIGARREFLDPVEMSDYNGNLVKVLALTGAFRKLQVALDKVIDQVKAGKSGDAIELPKIIMTTDKAVDGEFTNPFALAKARAAHEIAIAVAGQNVKGCFMTKEWEKYIPIVASAHEMMRAAAILCDEARELEKAGDSILRQAHKKDGTLVRKTKLVAKFE; this is encoded by the coding sequence ATGGTTGTTAAAGTAGGCGTTGCAAAACTCGGCAACATTGCAAGTGGTGTAATGGCAGAGCTGCTCCTCGACGAGAGAGCAGACCGTGAAGACATGCAGACATTCATGGCGACCAGCGGTACAAAACTCGAGCCGGCAGATGTCGACCGTGTGGTTTCCAACTTGAAGGCATACAAGCCGGACTTCTGTATTGTAGTCTCCCCCAACGGGGTTCTCCCCGGCCCGACCGGTGCCCGCGAACAGCTCGCTGCAGCAGGTATCCCGGTTGTTATCATTACCGATGATGTAACCACAAAGAAGGAGTGGGAAGGCGTCAAGGCAAGCAAGTTCGGATACATCATCATGAAGGCAGACTCCATGATCGGTGCCCGCCGCGAGTTCCTCGACCCCGTTGAAATGTCCGACTACAACGGTAACCTCGTCAAAGTCCTGGCACTTACCGGTGCATTCCGCAAGCTGCAGGTTGCTCTTGACAAGGTCATCGACCAGGTAAAGGCTGGAAAGAGCGGAGACGCAATCGAGCTCCCGAAGATCATCATGACCACCGACAAGGCTGTTGATGGTGAATTCACGAACCCCTTCGCACTTGCAAAGGCACGCGCTGCCCATGAGATCGCAATCGCTGTTGCAGGTCAGAACGTCAAGGGCTGCTTCATGACCAAGGAATGGGAGAAATACATCCCGATCGTTGCAAGCGCCCACGAAATGATGAGAGCAGCAGCAATTCTCTGTGACGAAGCCCGCGAGCTTGAGAAGGCAGGGGACAGCATCCTGCGCCAGGCCCACAAGAAGGATGGCACGCTCGTCCGCAAGACCAAACTCGTTGCAAAATTCGAGTAA
- a CDS encoding galactose-1-phosphate uridylyltransferase: MFSVTEIATPKGILQYRTEHLTGLRCRISPERLGRNIDQTLHVPVQSEGCPFCRDAVFEVTPAFPNGKRILIGESVTFPNLYPFGEGHVVTVITKEHFVQEFSRRQIIDALHGQTKALLPGKGYASINWNFLPSAGASLLHPHMQGLSDSRPSQILERYLCASRKYRDQHGKIYWDAVCEEEKVSDRYLFGEEIVWSAHAVPVGEREVRGILPIAALEDFENYIDVLAKGILEILSLYRRLGTYAFNMSIFFDRRGNDHGFRAFCSMISRINPNPASTSDSAFMERLHLEPVIMTLPEDLGNFYKK; encoded by the coding sequence ATGTTTTCGGTCACTGAAATCGCGACTCCCAAAGGTATCCTGCAATACCGAACAGAACACCTGACCGGGCTCCGGTGCAGGATCAGTCCGGAGCGGCTCGGGCGGAACATTGACCAGACGTTGCATGTTCCGGTCCAGTCTGAAGGCTGCCCATTCTGTCGGGATGCCGTATTTGAAGTCACTCCTGCTTTCCCCAACGGGAAGAGGATCCTTATTGGTGAGAGCGTCACATTTCCGAATCTTTACCCGTTTGGAGAAGGCCACGTGGTTACGGTGATCACCAAAGAGCATTTTGTCCAGGAGTTTTCCCGCCGGCAGATTATCGATGCTCTTCATGGTCAGACAAAGGCCCTCCTTCCGGGAAAGGGCTACGCCAGCATCAACTGGAATTTTCTTCCTTCCGCCGGTGCAAGTCTCCTCCACCCGCACATGCAGGGGCTTTCGGATTCCCGCCCCTCCCAGATCCTTGAACGGTACCTTTGTGCGAGCCGCAAGTATCGTGATCAGCATGGAAAGATCTACTGGGATGCGGTCTGTGAGGAAGAGAAGGTATCAGATCGTTATTTATTCGGTGAAGAGATCGTCTGGTCTGCCCATGCAGTGCCTGTCGGTGAGCGGGAAGTGCGGGGCATATTGCCCATCGCAGCACTTGAGGATTTTGAGAATTATATCGATGTACTGGCAAAAGGAATACTGGAAATCCTCTCATTATATCGCAGGCTTGGGACATATGCGTTCAATATGTCCATTTTTTTTGACAGGCGCGGTAACGATCATGGATTCCGGGCGTTCTGCTCCATGATCTCACGGATCAATCCCAATCCTGCTTCCACGAGTGATTCTGCATTCATGGAACGGCTCCATCTGGAACCTGTAATAATGACGCTTCCTGAAGATCTTGGGAACTTTTACAAAAAATAG
- a CDS encoding 5,10-methylenetetrahydromethanopterin reductase, protein MTYGIEFVPGNVNVKQVVNFCKLAESKDIDFAWITNHYNNRHCYPTLAAIAQATTTLKMGPGIMNSFTDTPAAMASFACTLNEISDGRAVLGIGPGDLSTLPKLAINPEKPVGRLEEAIVQIRKLVAGEEIKKSGMKFFDYDGAKLTGVTLPGKKGIPVYVGAQGPKVLELAGRIGDGALINASNPKDFAIAIPIIKAACDKVGKKNFDIGAYTAMSIDRSEKKARNSAKIVAAFIAAGSPPDLLTRHGLDLNNVAKIKAALSKFDFKTVGELVGDKEIDAFTIAGTPEMVKQKCEDLTKAGVTQIIFGSPLGPDMTTSIRLLGKYVV, encoded by the coding sequence TTGACATATGGAATTGAATTCGTACCTGGAAATGTCAACGTAAAGCAAGTTGTTAACTTCTGTAAACTTGCTGAATCCAAAGACATAGATTTTGCATGGATCACTAACCACTACAACAACCGCCACTGCTACCCCACCCTTGCCGCCATTGCGCAGGCAACCACGACCCTGAAGATGGGTCCGGGTATCATGAACTCCTTCACTGACACGCCCGCTGCAATGGCATCCTTTGCCTGCACACTGAACGAGATCTCTGACGGACGTGCAGTCCTCGGTATCGGACCGGGCGACCTCTCCACCCTCCCGAAGCTGGCAATCAACCCCGAGAAGCCGGTCGGACGGCTTGAAGAAGCTATCGTCCAGATCCGCAAGCTCGTTGCCGGTGAGGAAATCAAGAAGTCCGGCATGAAGTTCTTCGACTACGACGGTGCAAAGCTGACCGGTGTTACCCTCCCCGGAAAGAAGGGAATCCCGGTCTATGTTGGTGCACAGGGCCCCAAGGTCCTTGAGCTCGCCGGAAGAATCGGTGACGGTGCACTCATCAACGCATCCAACCCCAAGGACTTCGCCATTGCAATCCCGATCATCAAAGCAGCCTGCGACAAGGTGGGCAAGAAGAACTTTGATATCGGTGCATACACCGCAATGTCCATTGACCGGAGCGAGAAGAAGGCACGCAACTCTGCAAAGATTGTTGCAGCATTCATTGCAGCCGGCTCCCCGCCCGACCTCCTGACCCGCCACGGCCTCGACCTGAACAATGTTGCCAAGATCAAGGCAGCACTTTCAAAGTTCGACTTCAAGACTGTCGGAGAACTCGTCGGAGACAAAGAGATCGATGCCTTCACCATTGCAGGAACCCCTGAGATGGTCAAGCAGAAGTGCGAGGATCTCACCAAGGCCGGTGTGACCCAGATCATCTTCGGCTCACCACTCGGTCCCGACATGACCACATCCATCCGCCTGCTCGGCAAATACGTCGTATAA
- a CDS encoding NrpR regulatory domain-containing protein, which translates to MIRTERKYIEILRILKEHQDPMGAKRLSELMAERGFILSDRAVQYYLSYLDTMGFTEKIGNQGRILTSTGIAETDNALVDDRIGFVISKLERLAYRSTFDPSTSTGDVAYNLSMVPADKFELAKSAFDDVVRAGCGFFNSYRIIERDPRIPPGYIGFITICSISMDGVFQRKGIPVKMAFGGRLEIENGTPMRFRDLIGYRGTTIDPLELFISSGLTSITNYTRSKTGIALANVREVPCSARESVKDTIRLMNACGFVFPVTMGNQVFNLPQNPYRLSIVAFSGLNYIGNTVEKGIEIKTEIGAGNIQFSKVMETN; encoded by the coding sequence ATGATCCGAACTGAACGAAAATACATAGAGATTTTACGGATTCTCAAGGAACATCAGGATCCTATGGGTGCCAAACGGCTATCGGAACTGATGGCGGAACGGGGTTTCATCCTCAGTGACCGGGCAGTGCAGTACTACCTCAGTTATCTCGATACAATGGGGTTTACGGAAAAAATCGGCAATCAGGGAAGAATTTTGACATCCACCGGAATTGCTGAGACGGATAACGCACTGGTGGACGACAGGATAGGATTTGTTATCTCGAAGCTTGAGCGCCTTGCTTACCGGAGCACTTTCGATCCGTCAACCAGTACCGGCGATGTGGCATACAATCTGTCCATGGTGCCGGCAGATAAGTTTGAACTGGCAAAATCAGCATTTGACGACGTTGTCAGGGCCGGGTGCGGCTTTTTCAACTCCTACCGGATCATTGAACGTGACCCCCGGATTCCCCCGGGTTATATTGGATTCATCACAATCTGCAGTATCTCCATGGACGGGGTATTCCAGCGCAAGGGCATTCCCGTGAAGATGGCATTCGGCGGGAGACTTGAGATTGAGAATGGTACACCCATGCGGTTCAGGGATCTGATCGGCTATCGTGGTACAACGATCGATCCTCTCGAATTGTTCATCTCATCCGGGCTTACCTCCATTACAAATTATACCCGGTCAAAAACCGGTATTGCACTTGCCAACGTGAGAGAAGTTCCCTGTTCGGCAAGAGAATCAGTCAAAGATACTATCCGGCTCATGAATGCCTGTGGGTTTGTGTTTCCCGTTACCATGGGAAATCAGGTATTCAACCTCCCTCAGAATCCCTACCGTCTCTCAATTGTTGCTTTCAGCGGACTGAATTATATCGGAAATACTGTTGAAAAAGGCATAGAGATAAAAACCGAGATCGGTGCGGGAAATATCCAGTTCTCGAAGGTAATGGAGACAAATTAG
- a CDS encoding dCTP deaminase, with translation MILSASEFARRVDQQSLTGKLIINPYHAACQQPASYDLRVASDMTLPRGICTLVPTLEWIELPMDLAGTLRCRSSLGRRGVILGAGFVDPGFRGQLTLCLTNMGCEDIPLHKNDRVVQMILHEVRNSDKVYTGRYQDSLGAVEARDNHDPN, from the coding sequence ATGATTCTCTCCGCATCAGAGTTTGCCCGCAGGGTTGATCAACAATCTCTAACGGGAAAACTCATCATCAATCCTTACCATGCGGCCTGCCAGCAACCGGCGTCCTATGACCTCCGGGTTGCATCTGACATGACGCTCCCCCGGGGAATCTGTACACTGGTGCCAACCCTCGAGTGGATCGAACTCCCGATGGATCTTGCCGGGACCCTCCGCTGCCGTTCCTCGCTCGGCCGGCGCGGTGTAATCCTTGGAGCCGGCTTTGTTGACCCGGGATTTCGGGGCCAGCTGACACTCTGCCTGACAAATATGGGATGCGAGGATATTCCCCTGCATAAGAATGATCGGGTGGTCCAGATGATCCTTCATGAAGTCAGGAACAGCGATAAGGTCTATACCGGCCGCTACCAGGACAGTCTGGGTGCCGTCGAGGCGCGCGATAACCATGATCCGAACTGA
- a CDS encoding carboxypeptidase regulatory-like domain-containing protein, which yields MYSHRHRFLFALLFLVLLCSAAQATTNLLITVQDNLDNSSIPHATVYLNGGDYARTNANGQVYITHTGDYDQNVQISMSGYDDWQQTISKNATSALAMLNRKTLTLKVNLYDSDTLKPVYDARINLTSVNVSLGKQTDNTGTAAFGVNAMTLYSIFINANNYQPRSGTIDMGAENREVQYWLLPSNRFSFIITDKETKTAVSDAEIRIDDILAGKTDSRGILNTQITRGKSYTLNIVKPGYQTITDTRLISESDAIQSIEISKAPIGAFVYVFDESRIPLSGAQVYINGSLSGTTNEYGRSNFPSLVTGGYLLEVSKPGYITVSKSITVADQGKDYTFALPFESAALSILVKDKDQKVVSNASVIMNGNTAGLTDENGQYSARVKFNSVYNITAIKEGYQSASVKKQVVSGNATDSVTLVIEKNLDLGLISMVILGVIAVLILFAILRMIGHKRRRHVSRRNEI from the coding sequence ATGTATAGTCATAGACATCGTTTCCTTTTTGCCCTGCTGTTTCTCGTTCTCCTCTGCAGTGCAGCACAGGCAACGACGAATCTCCTGATAACCGTGCAGGATAATCTCGATAACTCCTCCATTCCACACGCAACGGTATACCTCAACGGAGGGGACTATGCCCGGACCAATGCGAATGGTCAGGTATACATCACTCATACCGGAGACTATGATCAAAACGTCCAGATATCAATGTCCGGCTATGATGACTGGCAGCAAACCATCAGTAAGAATGCAACATCTGCACTGGCGATGCTGAACCGCAAAACCCTCACGCTTAAAGTGAACCTCTACGATTCAGATACGCTGAAACCCGTCTACGACGCCAGAATCAACCTGACTTCTGTAAACGTATCCCTTGGAAAACAGACCGATAATACGGGCACTGCGGCGTTCGGGGTCAATGCGATGACCCTCTATTCCATCTTTATCAATGCTAACAATTACCAGCCACGCAGCGGGACTATCGATATGGGGGCAGAAAACCGCGAAGTCCAGTACTGGCTTCTTCCCTCGAACCGGTTCTCATTTATTATAACGGACAAAGAAACGAAAACAGCCGTGTCGGATGCTGAGATTCGTATTGATGATATCCTTGCAGGGAAAACCGATTCCCGGGGGATACTGAATACCCAGATTACCCGGGGAAAATCATACACACTCAACATCGTTAAGCCGGGTTACCAGACCATAACTGATACCCGGCTCATCAGCGAGTCGGATGCAATCCAGTCCATAGAAATCTCAAAGGCCCCTATCGGTGCCTTTGTGTACGTTTTTGATGAAAGCCGGATTCCACTGAGTGGTGCACAGGTATATATCAATGGAAGCCTGTCAGGAACAACGAATGAATACGGGAGGAGTAATTTCCCCAGCCTGGTAACCGGTGGATATCTCCTGGAAGTCAGTAAACCCGGATATATCACGGTCAGCAAGTCAATAACGGTTGCAGATCAGGGTAAGGATTATACATTTGCCCTGCCCTTTGAAAGCGCGGCACTGTCGATACTTGTGAAGGATAAAGACCAGAAAGTTGTGTCGAATGCATCGGTTATCATGAATGGTAATACTGCCGGTCTAACTGATGAGAATGGCCAGTATTCCGCACGCGTGAAATTCAACTCAGTCTACAATATCACTGCCATCAAGGAGGGATACCAGTCAGCGTCCGTCAAGAAGCAGGTAGTCTCGGGGAATGCCACCGATTCGGTCACCCTTGTCATCGAGAAGAACCTTGATCTCGGTTTGATCTCTATGGTGATACTTGGTGTTATCGCGGTCCTGATCCTCTTTGCTATACTACGGATGATAGGTCATAAGAGACGGCGGCACGTATCAAGAAGGAATGAAATTTAA
- a CDS encoding AMP phosphorylase: MKLTAKVLDIATRGILLNRLDARSIGVLNGDRVQIINPKNGVSVAAFVETTSTIAQQGTGGIFRITNERLHLDDGDPIEVREAGRPASLDFIKKKMDGGRLSKEETLAIIRDVVSDDLSPAELTAFITASYINPLDMDEVENLTRAMVETGEQIKFPSRPIVDKHSIGGVPGNKISFLVVPIIAASGLKIPKTSSRAITGAGGTADLMEVLAFVEFSSGEVQQMTEKVGGCIVWGGATNIAPADDRIIIQEYPFKIDARGQMLASVMAKKFAVGANLVVIDIPVGQHTKVATMQEGRKLAREFIELGERLNMKVECALTYGDIPVGHSIGPKLEVIEALRVLEGSSEPNSFIQKSLSIAGIALEMSGKAIRGSGAAMAQEILTSGKALEKFRRIIEIQGGDPNVKSSDISPGEHQYVVNSPASGYVIEMNNRSLITLARTAGAPHDRGAGILLHAKKGKLVKSGEPLFTIYADRSWRLQNAIEEGRRLMPILVEGMLLDRVPSITER, encoded by the coding sequence ATGAAACTGACCGCAAAAGTCCTGGATATTGCTACACGGGGGATTCTTCTCAACCGGCTCGATGCACGCAGTATTGGCGTGTTAAATGGTGATCGTGTTCAGATAATCAACCCCAAAAATGGCGTATCTGTTGCTGCATTCGTGGAAACAACATCAACAATAGCCCAGCAGGGAACCGGCGGTATTTTCCGGATAACCAATGAACGCCTTCATCTTGATGATGGTGACCCCATTGAGGTCCGGGAAGCCGGCAGGCCAGCATCCCTTGATTTTATCAAGAAGAAGATGGATGGCGGACGGCTCTCCAAAGAGGAGACCCTGGCTATCATCAGGGATGTCGTGAGCGATGATCTGTCACCCGCAGAACTTACTGCATTTATAACCGCGTCCTATATCAATCCTCTCGATATGGACGAGGTGGAAAACCTCACCCGTGCAATGGTGGAAACCGGAGAACAGATCAAATTCCCATCCCGGCCGATTGTCGATAAACATTCTATTGGCGGGGTTCCCGGCAACAAGATCTCGTTTCTCGTTGTTCCCATTATTGCTGCAAGCGGGTTAAAAATCCCGAAAACCAGCTCACGTGCCATCACGGGTGCCGGTGGTACAGCGGATCTCATGGAAGTACTGGCATTTGTTGAGTTCTCGTCCGGGGAAGTGCAGCAGATGACCGAGAAAGTCGGGGGGTGTATTGTCTGGGGCGGAGCAACGAATATTGCACCGGCGGATGATCGCATCATCATCCAGGAGTACCCGTTCAAGATTGATGCTCGGGGGCAGATGCTCGCAAGTGTCATGGCCAAAAAATTTGCCGTCGGGGCAAATCTTGTCGTAATCGATATTCCTGTTGGTCAGCATACAAAAGTAGCAACCATGCAGGAAGGGCGGAAACTTGCCCGGGAATTTATTGAGCTCGGTGAGCGCCTCAACATGAAAGTCGAATGCGCCCTCACGTACGGGGATATCCCAGTTGGTCACAGTATCGGTCCGAAACTCGAAGTCATCGAAGCGCTGCGTGTACTGGAAGGCTCATCAGAACCTAACTCATTCATCCAGAAGAGCCTCTCTATTGCGGGGATTGCTCTCGAGATGTCCGGTAAGGCTATAAGGGGCAGCGGTGCTGCTATGGCACAGGAGATTCTTACAAGCGGAAAAGCGCTGGAAAAATTCCGCAGGATTATTGAGATCCAGGGCGGGGATCCCAATGTCAAATCCTCGGACATCAGTCCGGGTGAACACCAGTATGTTGTAAATTCCCCTGCTTCAGGGTACGTGATCGAGATGAACAACCGCTCGCTTATAACCCTGGCGAGAACCGCAGGAGCTCCTCACGATCGGGGTGCGGGAATCCTTCTCCACGCAAAAAAAGGCAAACTCGTCAAATCCGGCGAACCGCTCTTTACCATCTATGCAGACCGGAGCTGGAGACTCCAGAATGCTATAGAAGAGGGACGGAGGCTCATGCCCATTCTGGTCGAGGGTATGTTACTCGACCGTGTCCCCTCAATTACCGAGAGATAG
- a CDS encoding MEMAR_RS02690 family S-layer glycoprotein gives MTKRFTIALIALALFVLVAVMPVSAAYTNTSSYINRSATVYIGEQGLNVTPALMYNTYSSYDGTFGPVAGGADATAGTIGWWASAANLGNTNPTTTVQLAGQSNLFTVSTGSFVGFTGNWYLVNQSTQRAMVPAIFTVADPTLTLKIWDFTQNTDMTGKSVPQGEALGFGIETNMWSALDARYRSPVYNSTATIDTIGGNKVTDGYINILVKDESGTTYVKLWNSNLVSGCVTTAVSIQQQNVSTQPWTWGAQTKPVMTEQNWSTAAMINGQYAYPVGTYTVTAESKLNNMKDNYKNAGADYTGKTVSATQTITLVSDTLKVEANKDSVVRSKPFSITITGKPNTLYHVWVKGTSTMNGGYDNQPPFVNANQDGVAIDPFFPLTAGPTVYVGANIGATSGGYNYQNAGSTTATVWGDVAKGSASEAARNMLGNGSYVNANVTTSVSGTRTVEFLTTNWTKAQKYTIHVEKWDSANQWKSDEVDVKVEKGAVTIVAAGDQSYYLGEEIKFSGTNTETYKTYLFLIGPNLPTNGANIASTNPRANGVTNGDATTFQNVDVQGDNTWSWKWGTANYALDAGSYTIYAVSQPKSKDNLGSAAFGTVSIVIKKPFVSATASQSTVAQGDKVFITGIAEGQPPKGVKIWILGKNYPTAPTDVKTEAVNSDGSFKYEVTRTTTTNMYAGQYFVVVQHPMQNTEFDVIENAVVESPKTVVYNMQLGTVGTGVKVFTLLGAGSLQGSDAAEALVQAINDPNVDDTYTKLQFIVETPKITITPISDKHVGDKFTITATTNLAVDDDVLVQVVSSSFKPTQKSQSGEFSGAGQTIKVKKGESGLNALSYDVDASAFKPDEYLVTMQGVLVTAASDSALFNVLEGAAPTAVPTVVATTAAPVTTVATKVATTVPTPVPTTKSPGYGALIALIGLGAVAFIVVRRH, from the coding sequence ATGACTAAGCGATTTACTATCGCACTGATTGCACTCGCACTCTTTGTGCTCGTTGCTGTAATGCCGGTATCGGCAGCTTACACCAACACTTCTTCGTATATCAACCGAAGTGCAACAGTGTATATTGGAGAGCAGGGACTGAACGTCACTCCCGCACTTATGTATAACACCTACTCGTCTTATGACGGGACCTTTGGTCCTGTTGCAGGAGGAGCAGACGCAACTGCCGGAACGATCGGCTGGTGGGCATCCGCAGCAAACCTCGGTAACACCAACCCGACGACAACCGTGCAGCTGGCTGGACAGAGCAACCTCTTCACCGTCTCAACTGGCAGCTTTGTCGGTTTCACCGGTAACTGGTATCTCGTTAACCAGTCCACACAGCGTGCAATGGTGCCGGCAATCTTCACTGTTGCAGACCCCACGCTCACCCTCAAGATCTGGGACTTTACCCAGAACACCGACATGACGGGCAAATCTGTCCCGCAGGGTGAGGCACTTGGTTTCGGCATTGAGACCAACATGTGGAGCGCACTTGACGCACGGTACCGGTCCCCGGTATACAACAGCACCGCCACGATTGATACAATCGGTGGCAACAAGGTGACTGACGGTTACATAAACATCCTCGTAAAGGATGAGTCTGGAACCACGTATGTCAAACTCTGGAACTCGAACCTGGTAAGCGGATGTGTAACTACTGCAGTTTCAATCCAGCAGCAGAACGTATCCACCCAGCCATGGACCTGGGGCGCTCAGACCAAGCCGGTGATGACCGAGCAGAACTGGTCAACCGCAGCAATGATCAACGGCCAGTATGCATACCCGGTAGGAACCTACACCGTCACCGCTGAGTCCAAGCTCAACAACATGAAGGACAACTACAAGAATGCAGGTGCAGATTACACCGGCAAGACTGTTTCCGCGACCCAGACCATCACGCTCGTCTCTGACACGCTGAAGGTTGAGGCAAACAAGGATTCAGTTGTCCGCAGCAAGCCGTTCTCGATCACCATCACGGGCAAGCCCAACACCCTCTACCACGTCTGGGTCAAGGGTACCAGCACCATGAATGGTGGCTACGACAACCAGCCCCCGTTCGTTAACGCGAACCAGGATGGCGTCGCAATTGATCCGTTCTTCCCCCTGACTGCAGGTCCGACCGTATACGTCGGTGCCAACATCGGAGCTACCTCTGGTGGGTACAACTACCAGAATGCTGGATCCACGACTGCAACTGTCTGGGGCGATGTTGCCAAGGGCAGCGCCAGTGAGGCCGCCCGCAATATGCTCGGTAACGGTTCTTACGTGAACGCTAACGTCACGACCTCCGTCTCTGGTACCAGGACCGTCGAGTTCCTGACCACCAACTGGACCAAGGCACAGAAGTACACTATCCATGTCGAGAAGTGGGACAGTGCAAACCAGTGGAAGAGCGATGAGGTTGATGTGAAGGTCGAGAAGGGCGCAGTCACTATCGTGGCAGCCGGCGACCAGAGCTATTACCTTGGAGAAGAGATCAAGTTCTCCGGTACTAACACTGAAACCTACAAGACCTACCTGTTCCTTATTGGACCCAACCTGCCCACCAACGGTGCAAACATTGCATCCACGAACCCAAGAGCCAATGGTGTTACCAACGGTGACGCAACGACATTCCAGAATGTGGATGTCCAGGGTGACAACACCTGGTCCTGGAAGTGGGGAACTGCAAACTATGCACTCGATGCAGGTTCATACACTATCTACGCAGTGAGCCAGCCCAAGTCCAAGGACAACCTCGGCTCAGCAGCATTCGGCACGGTTTCCATCGTCATCAAGAAGCCGTTCGTCTCTGCAACCGCATCCCAGTCAACTGTAGCACAGGGTGACAAGGTATTCATCACCGGTATTGCAGAAGGCCAGCCCCCGAAGGGTGTCAAGATCTGGATCCTCGGTAAGAACTACCCCACCGCTCCGACCGATGTCAAGACTGAAGCAGTCAACTCTGACGGATCGTTCAAGTACGAAGTTACCCGGACTACCACCACCAACATGTACGCCGGCCAGTACTTCGTCGTTGTTCAGCACCCGATGCAGAACACTGAATTCGATGTCATTGAAAACGCAGTTGTAGAGTCACCCAAGACGGTTGTCTACAACATGCAGCTCGGCACTGTCGGCACTGGTGTCAAGGTATTCACGCTCCTTGGAGCAGGAAGCCTTCAGGGATCCGATGCAGCTGAAGCACTTGTCCAGGCAATCAACGACCCCAACGTCGATGATACCTACACCAAGCTCCAGTTCATCGTCGAGACCCCCAAGATCACCATCACTCCGATCAGCGACAAGCACGTTGGCGACAAGTTCACCATCACTGCAACCACCAACCTCGCAGTAGATGACGACGTCCTCGTCCAGGTCGTTTCATCATCATTCAAGCCGACTCAGAAGTCCCAGAGCGGTGAGTTCAGCGGCGCAGGCCAGACCATCAAGGTCAAGAAGGGCGAAAGCGGCCTGAACGCGCTCTCGTACGATGTCGATGCATCCGCATTCAAACCCGACGAGTACCTTGTTACCATGCAGGGTGTCCTCGTAACTGCAGCCAGTGACTCTGCTCTGTTCAACGTTCTCGAAGGCGCTGCCCCAACCGCAGTCCCGACCGTCGTTGCAACCACTGCAGCACCCGTCACGACTGTAGCAACCAAGGTTGCAACCACTGTTCCGACCCCGGTCCCGACCACCAAGTCGCCCGGCTACGGCGCACTGATTGCCCTGATTGGTCTCGGTGCAGTTGCATTCATCGTTGTGCGCAGGCACTGA